The Arctopsyche grandis isolate Sample6627 chromosome 5, ASM5162203v2, whole genome shotgun sequence genome includes a window with the following:
- the LOC143911705 gene encoding heme transporter hrg1-A-like: MALCCRNVWCYMFFSFIGIILGISSFICFTFVFYNYYAGVMGFYSGVLALMVFHLHRLHAKDVLRDWYSVDIFSNIEFFALIGMMIGLATTLWFIFVQLYYEPPIMPIQTSAAITTVWTFMTFKWGLILFFTSKKYSRSLEEIHLVLTNSENA; this comes from the exons ATGGCTCTCTGTTGTCGTAATGTTTGGTGCTACATGTTTTTTAGTTTCATCGGAATAATTTTAGGAATTTCAAGCTTCATCTGTTTCACTTTCGTCTTCTATAACTATTATGCTGGCGTCATGGGATTTTATTCAG GTGTATTGGCGCTCATGGTATTTCATCTGCATCGTTTACACGCCAAGGATGTATTGCGAGATTGGTACTCGGTTGACATATTCAGCAACATTGAATTTTTCGCCCTTATCGGAATGATGATCGGACTGGCAACGACACTATGGTTTATTTTCGTACAGTTGTATTATGAGCCtc CAATAATGCCGATCCAAACGAGCGCTGCTATTACGACTGTTTGGACGTTCATGACTTTCAAGTGGGGTCTAATATTATTCTTCACTTCGAAGAAGTACTCACGTTCACTGGAAGAAATTCATTTAGTACTGACGAATTCTGAAAACGCTTAG